A window from Ostrinia nubilalis chromosome 13, ilOstNubi1.1, whole genome shotgun sequence encodes these proteins:
- the LOC135077112 gene encoding probable tRNA N6-adenosine threonylcarbamoyltransferase, with protein MVVAIGFEGSANKLGVGIVKDGEILANCRRTYITPPGEGFLPRETAEHHQANIHEVLQVALDQSGVSPADIDVVCYTKGPGMGAPLMVGAIVARTCAKLWNKPIMGVNHCIGHIEMGRLITKANNPTVLYVSGGNTQVIAYSRKRYRIFGETIDIAVGNCLDRFARVLKLSNEPSPGYNIEQAAKLGKKYLHLPYSVKGMDVSFSGILSYMEDKIDELLKEYTPEDLCYSLQETVFAMLVEITERAMAHCGSNEVLIVGGVGCNERLQEMMGIMCAERGSTLFATDERFCIDNGVMIAYAGALAHASGTRMPMSEATITQRFRTDDVLVTWRDD; from the exons aTGGTTGTGGCTATAGGCTTCGAAGGAAGCGCTAACAAGCTTGGCGTCGGAATCGTCAAAGACGGCGAAATTTTGGCTAACTGCCGGAGAACATACATCACACCGCCCGGAGAAG GTTTCCTACCGCGTGAAACAGCTGAACATCACCAGGCAAACATCCATGAGGTCCTGCAGGTGGCTCTGGACCAGTCGGGCGTCAGTCCCGCGGACATTGACGTGGTCTGTTACACTAAGGGACCGGGAATGGGCGCACCGCTGATGGTCGGTGCTATAGTCGCGAGAACATGCGCCAAATTGTGGAACAAACCTATCATGGGAGTCAACCACTGCATTGGAC ACATAGAAATGGGGCGGCTCATAACCAAAGCAAACAACCCAACAGTATTGTATGTGAGTGGAGGAAACACTCAAGTTATAGCGTACTCCAGGAAAAGATACCGAATATTTGGAGAGACTATCGACATAGCTGTAGGGAACTGCTTGGATAG atttgCAAGAGTATTAAAATTATCAAATGAACCAAGCCCAGGGTATAATATTGAACAGGCAGCTAaattaggaaaaaaatatttacaccttCCCTATAGTGTAaaag gTATGGATGTAAGCTTCTCAGGTATTCTGTCATACATGGAGGACAAAATAGATGAACTCCTAAAGGAGTACACTCCTGAAGACCTCTGCTATTCACTTCAGGAGACAGTGTTTGCTATGTTGGTGGAGATCACGGAGAGAGCCATGGCCCACTGTGGATCTAATGAG GTTCTCATAGTCGGCGGAGTCGGCTGCAACGAGCGCTTACAAGAGATGATGGGCATTATGTGCGCTGAACGAGGCAGCACTCTGTTCGCGACAGACGAACGCTTCTGCATAGACAACGGAGTGATGATTGCGTACGCCGGAGCGCTGGCGCATGCGTCGGGAACGCGTATGCCAATGAGTGAAGCCACGATCACGCAGCGATTCCGTACCGACGACGTTCTTGTTACGTGGAGGGACGATTAG
- the LOC135077111 gene encoding GEL complex subunit OPTI, translating into MSSKNKSNDGLNKGKGGDSVWKKAFTSQTEWPDKEEFLDVIYWMRQAIGIILGLVWGVLPLKGFLGLVLFLLVNAAVIYIYVNNFQSVDEDEFGGTWEITKEGFMTSFAGFLVTWIIMYTGLHGSFSL; encoded by the exons atGTCGAGCAAGAATAAGTCCAATGATGGCTTGAATAAAGGTAAAGGCGGTGATTCAGTGTGGAAAAAAGCCTTTACGTCTCAAACGGAATGGCCAGACAAG GAAGAATTTCTAGACGTTATTTATTGGATGCGGCAAGCTATAGGCATAATATTAGGCTTAGTTTGGGGTGTACTGCCTTTGAAAGGATTCCTGGGTCTTGTACT ATTTTTGCTTGTGAATGCGGCGGTAATATACATTTACGTGAATAACTTCCAAAGTGTTGATGAAGATGAGTTTGGAGGGACATGGGAGATCACTAAAGAAGGATTTATGACTTCATTCGCTGGGTTTTTG GTCACCtggattataatgtacacaggTCTCCACGGCAGCTTTAGTTTATGA
- the LOC135077398 gene encoding uncharacterized protein K02A2.6-like, with translation MPTFRCGMQLLQEERTFEEIVFKTEKRDKRVQCSTGTRRIPGVATVEVEIQNEKQRNLKLFVVSDVDNNTPLFGRQWLRHFFQGRITDILKVNSVNFSNDSNNHALGSLLKKYSILFDDSCLGEIKGEPVSIQLKEGAKPTFLRARPVPFALRDKVGRELDRLERQGILLKVDYSEFATPIVAVPKPNGEVRICGDFKVSLNSQIIVDEHPLPTTEELFSGLAGGEKFSKIDLKCAYLQWKVREQDQKYLTLNTHKGLYKCTRLMYGLNCAPAKWQRKIENILKGIPGIAVFIDDIQITAENDKVHLERLELVFSRLAEYGLKINLTKSSFLQKEIEYCGYKISKLGIHKLPSKIDAIQKAPPPKNITELKSFLGLVNYYGRFLGNLATTLEPLHKLLRLETKWEWTIDCDIAFKKIKKEMQSDTFLVHYSTKLPIILATDASPIGVGAVISHVMPDGTERPIQMASQTLSKTQRKWSQIDKEAYAIIFGVKKFFQYLYGRKFTLLSDNKPLVQIFAPNKPLPHMSAIRMQHYAIFLQTFNYEIKYKSSKENSNADGLSRLPIQMKETNLCEESDIIEINQITTLPITVQELAAETCNDVQLKILLENLLLGKKLSPKDRFNIDQSEFSVQSGCIMRGQRVVIPVNLRKRVLHDLHSGHFGINKMILLARSFCWWPEIDNDIKLMVDNCIACCKQKNNPKQVEKHHWEYPSEPFERVHIDFAGKFLGKYFLLLIDAYSKWPEIYIINKIDTDSTIKTLDEIFSRFGYPKVLVSDNGTQFVNPKFAAFLKQRGIFHKRSAPYNPATNGQAERHVQILKNKLRSLKANDNNIHEKLNHFLHQYRITPHTTTKKSPADLLFSYKVRSRLSLLLPKPNVNNGQNNYNVLRKLQVGDRVIARNYSDREKWKFGTILNKLGSLHYTVELDSGERWRRHINQIRGVGSQIPKQQFRLINDYDYNISNDNCPSSSFIYKPTDCNSEERVEATNDKVESTNNNSANVEANNQNFDNTSDDHSDNCIAQPSVLGGRDESQIPLLNDEGRNNTESEAVPLRRSTRIKRKVVKLNL, from the exons ATGCCGACATTTAGATGCGGAATGCAGTTATTGCAAGAAGAAAGGACATTTGAAGAGATCGTGTTTAAAACTGAGAAGAGAGACAAAAGAGTGCAATGCAGTACAGGAACAAGAAGAATACCAG GAGTTGCTACCGTAGAGGTGGAGATACAAAATGAAAAGCAGAGAAACCTGAAGCTGTTCGTGGTATCTGATGTGGACAACAACACCCCTTTGTTTGGTCGTCAGTGGCTACGTCATTTTTTCCAAGGTAGAATAACTGATATCTTAAAGGTAAACTCAGTAAATTTTAGTAATGACTCTAACAACCATGCACTAGGCAgcttattaaagaaatatagCATATTATTTGATGACTCTTGTTTAGGTGAAATAAAAGGAGAACCTGTGTCAATTCAATTAAAAGAAGGAGCAAAGCCAACATTTTTAAGAGCAAGGCCTGTACCTTTTGCCTTGCGAGACAAAGTAGGGAGAGAGCTAGATAGATTAGAAAGACAAGGTATTTTATTAAAGGTTGATTATAGTGAGTTTGCCACACCTATTGTTGCAGTACCAAAACCAAATGGCGAGGTTCGCATTTGTGGTGATTTTAAGGTCAGTTTAAATTCTCAAATAATAGTTGATGAACACCCTCTGCCTACTACAGAGGAATTGTTTTCGGGACTTGCTGGTGGGGAAAAATTCTCCAAAATTGACTTAAAATGTGCGTACCTACAATGGAAAGTCCGGGAACAGGATCAAAAATATCTCACTCTTAACACACATAAAGGACTTTATAAATGTACACGCTTAATGTATGGTTTAAACTGTGCACCTGCAAAATGGCAAAGGAAAATAGAAAACATATTAAAAGGTATACCAGGGATAGCTGTATTCATCGATGACATTCAAATTACTGCGGAAAATGACAAAGTTCATTTAGAGAGATTAGAATTAGTGTTTTCTAGACTTGCAGAATATGGATTAAAGATTAATTTAACTAAATCAAGCTTTTTACAAAAAGAAATAGAATATTGCGGTTACAAAATAAGTAAACTAGGGATACATAAGTTACCCTCTAAGATAGATGCGATACAAAAAGCCCCACCACCCAAAAACATTACAGAACTAAAATCGTTTTTAGGGTTAGTAAATTATTATGGGCGATTTTTAGGGAACCTAGCCACAACACTTGAACCACTACATAAACTACTCAGACTTGAAACAAAATGGGAGTGGACGATTGACTGTGACAtagcttttaaaaaaataaaaaaggaaatGCAATCTGACACTTTTCTTGTACACTATTCTACAAAATTACCAATTATTTTGGCAACTGATGCTTCGCCAATAGGAGTAGGTGCAGTTATATCACATGTCATGCCAGATGGCACTGAAAGACCAATACAAATGGCATCACAAACATTAAGTAAAACACAAAGAAAATGGTCTCAAATTGATAAGGAAGCATATGCTATAATATTTGGAGTCAAGaaattttttcaatatttatatgGCAGAAAATTCACTTTGCTGTCAGACAATAAGCCTTTAGTTCAAATTTTTGCTCCAAACAAACCATTACCACACATGTCGGCTATTCGAATGCAACATTATGCCatatttttacaaacttttaaCTATGAGATAAAATATAAATCTTCTAAAGAAAATAGTAATGCTGATGGGTTGTCACGTTTACCAATTCAAATGAAAGAAACAAACTTATGTGAAGAATCtgatattattgaaataaatcagATCACAACCCTACCAATAACAGTACAAGAATTAGCTGCTGAAACTTGTAATGATGTGCAATTAAAAATACTATTGGAAAATTTATTATTAGGTAAAAAACTATCTCCTAAAGACAGATTCAACATTGACCAAAGTGAATTTTCTGTTCAAAGCGGATGTATTATGAGGGGCCAAAGAGTAGTAATACCGGTGAATTTAAGGAAGAGAGTTTTACATGATTTACACAGTGGCCATTTCGGTATTAACAAAATGATACTCCTCGCTCGAAGTTTTTGCTGGTGGCCAGAGATAGataatgatattaaattaatggTAGATAACTGTATAGCTTGttgcaaacaaaaaaataacccAAAACAAGTAGAGAAACACCACTGGGAATATCCCTCAGAACCATTTGAGCGAGTTCATATTGACTTTGCAGGTAAATTTTTAggtaaatatttccttttattAATTGATGCCTATTCGAAATGGCCAGAAATTTACATAATTAACAAAATCGATACAGATAGCACGATAAAAACTTTAGATGAAATATTTTCTAGATTTGGCTATCCTAAAGTTCTAGTTAGTGATAATGGAACTCAATTCGTAAACCCAAAATTTGCTGCGTTTTTAAAACAGCGAGGAATATTTCATAAGAGATCGGCCCCTTATAACCCAGCCACAAACGGGCAAGCAGAGCGACAtgttcaaatattaaaaaacaagtTAAGATCGTTAAAAGCTAACGACAATAATATTCACGAAAAACTAAATCATTTTTTACATCAGTACAGAATTACCCCTCATACTACTACAAAAAAATCTCCAGCTGATTTACTTTTTTCCTACAAAGTCCGGTCACGGTTGTCATTATTGTTACCCAAACCTAACGTCAATAATGGacaaaataattacaatgtGTTAAGAAAATTACAGGTAGGGGACAGAGTTATAGCTAGAAATTACAGTGATCGGGAAAAATGGAAATTTGGtactattttgaataaattaggcTCATTACACTATACAGTTGAACTAGATTCTGGGGAGAGATGGCGTAGACACATAAATCAGATAAGGGGAGTCGGCAGTCAGATACCAAAACAGCaatttagactaataaatgactatgactataaTATTTCTAATGATAATTGCCCTAGCAGTAGTTTTATATATAAGCCAACCGATTGTAACTCAGAAGAGAGGGTTGAAGCAACCAATGATAAAGTTGAGAGTACTAATAATAATTCTGCTAATGTTGAAGCAAACAATCAAAATTTTGATAATACTAGCGATGATCACAGTGATAATTGTATTGCTCAACCTTCTGTTCTGGGAGGAAGAGATGAATCTCAGATACCGTTACTTAATGATGAGGGTAGAAATAACACAGAGAGTGAAGCGGTCCCTTTACGAAGAAGTACTagaataaaaagaaaagttGTTAAATTAAACCTATAA